A genome region from Ptiloglossa arizonensis isolate GNS036 chromosome 4, iyPtiAriz1_principal, whole genome shotgun sequence includes the following:
- the LOC143145489 gene encoding uncharacterized protein LOC143145489, which translates to MFYCRRDKYYCKLHYCKRGGSVEEREGRRKGRERKLWKGTKIYDWLGLVSLRGWRVNRLFQEGSYCWQMCTHRGFATRLYEFNFNLYQDYFALHWHDKLPPIGNYERFGALLSRIDESLYMTLPRQRKMVIRFLKFPNELDSPLFK; encoded by the exons ATGTTTTATTGCCGGCGGGATAAATATTATTGCAAATTGCATTACTG TAAACGTGGAGGAAGTGTGGAAGAACGCGAGGGTCGCAGAAAAGGGCGGGAAAGAAAGTTGTGGAAAGGGACGAAGATTTATGATTGGTTAGGTCTGGTGAGTCTCAGAGGTTGGCGTGTAAATCGACTGTTTCAAGAAGGTTCCTACTGTTGGCAAATGTGCACCCATCGAGGATTTGCGACACGACTGTACGAATT CAATTTTAATCTCTACCAAGATTATTTCGCGTTACACTGGCACGACAAATTGCCACCAATCGGAAATTACGAACGATTCGGCGCATTATTATCTCGGATCGATGAGTCTCTGTATATGACGTTACCACGACAACGGAAGATGGTGATTCGATTTCTGAAGTTCCCTAATGAGCTTGATTCTCCGCTTTTCAAATAG